Proteins encoded in a region of the Clostridium butyricum genome:
- a CDS encoding MmcQ/YjbR family DNA-binding protein, whose product MKYEWLDEYCLSKDGALRDYKTEWEATRYLIGDKMFAMQGEDKNKKEIITLKCEPSFGSFLREEYQHVVPGYYMNKIHWNSVYLDGDVPDNILKQMINMSYELVFKSLSKKVQKEIAGGNKNS is encoded by the coding sequence ATGAAATATGAATGGCTCGATGAATATTGTCTTTCTAAGGATGGAGCATTAAGAGATTATAAAACAGAGTGGGAAGCAACAAGATACCTTATTGGTGATAAAATGTTTGCAATGCAAGGAGAAGATAAAAATAAAAAAGAAATTATAACTCTAAAATGTGAACCAAGTTTTGGATCATTTTTACGAGAAGAGTATCAGCATGTTGTTCCAGGATATTATATGAATAAAATACATTGGAATTCTGTATATTTAGATGGTGATGTACCAGATAATATTTTAAAGCAAATGATTAATATGTCTTATGAATTAGTATTTAAATCTTTGAGTAAAAAAGTTCAAAAAGAGATTGCTGGAGGAAATAAGAATAGTTGA
- a CDS encoding SDR family oxidoreductase, which yields MNFPVNFPKQHQNVQPGLEVEMNPAPVYDSPEYNKKGDTLKGKVAVITGGDSGIGRAVSIAYANQGANVVIVYKNEVEDAETTKKKVEEVGAKCTLIPGDITSMEFCTSTIEKVISEYGKIDILVNNAAVQYECTDIKQLPCEQFDKTFKTNVYGAFYMTKAAMNHLKSGGCIINTTSIVAFKGNDTLIDYSMTKGALEVFTRSLALALAKGKTGIRVNAVAPGPIWTPLIPASFDENKVSSFGSDTPLGRAGQPVECAGAYVFLASENASYITGQTIHVNGGNIING from the coding sequence ATGAATTTTCCAGTTAATTTTCCTAAGCAACATCAGAATGTACAGCCAGGTTTAGAAGTTGAAATGAATCCAGCTCCAGTATATGATTCACCTGAATATAATAAAAAAGGAGATACTTTAAAAGGAAAAGTTGCAGTAATAACAGGTGGAGATAGTGGTATAGGAAGAGCAGTTTCTATAGCATATGCAAATCAAGGAGCCAATGTGGTAATAGTTTATAAAAATGAAGTAGAAGATGCAGAAACTACCAAAAAGAAAGTAGAGGAAGTAGGTGCAAAGTGTACATTAATTCCAGGAGACATAACAAGTATGGAATTTTGCACAAGTACAATAGAGAAGGTAATAAGTGAATATGGAAAGATAGATATCCTTGTAAATAATGCAGCAGTACAATATGAGTGTACAGATATAAAGCAGCTACCATGTGAGCAGTTTGATAAAACATTTAAAACAAACGTATATGGAGCATTTTATATGACAAAGGCTGCTATGAATCATTTGAAATCAGGAGGATGTATAATAAACACAACATCTATTGTTGCATTTAAAGGTAATGATACTTTGATAGATTATTCAATGACAAAAGGCGCACTAGAAGTATTTACAAGATCACTTGCATTAGCGCTTGCAAAAGGAAAGACAGGAATAAGAGTAAATGCTGTAGCACCAGGTCCTATATGGACTCCATTAATTCCTGCATCATTTGATGAAAATAAAGTATCTTCTTTTGGAAGTGATACGCCTTTAGGAAGAGCAGGTCAGCCGGTTGAATGTGCAGGTGCATATGTATTTTTAGCAAGTGAAAATGCATCTTATATTACAGGTCAGACAATTCATGTAAATGGTGGAAATATAATAAATGGTTGA
- a CDS encoding VOC family protein — MKFSNPLIVVTNMEKAKQFYYDVLGLEVVVDFGANVTLKGGITLQTKDTWSTYIDKDENEILFGGNAAELYFEEDDFDDFIQKINNIADIHYVHPMLEHSWGQRVIRFYDPDKHIVEVGENIIMVVRRFLNSGLSIEDTAIRMEVPIDYVKSCL, encoded by the coding sequence ATGAAATTTTCAAATCCATTGATAGTTGTTACAAATATGGAAAAGGCAAAGCAATTTTATTATGATGTGCTTGGATTAGAAGTTGTTGTTGATTTTGGTGCAAATGTAACTTTAAAAGGGGGAATTACGTTACAGACAAAAGATACTTGGTCTACTTATATTGATAAAGATGAAAATGAAATTCTTTTTGGAGGAAATGCAGCCGAGTTATATTTTGAAGAAGATGATTTTGATGATTTTATTCAAAAGATTAATAATATTGCTGACATTCACTATGTACATCCAATGTTAGAACATTCATGGGGACAACGTGTCATTCGTTTTTATGATCCTGATAAGCACATTGTTGAAGTTGGAGAAAATATAATTATGGTTGTTAGAAGATTCTTAAACAGCGGTTTATCAATTGAAGATACTGCTATAAGAATGGAAGTACCAATTGATTATGTAAAATCTTGTTTATAG